From Sphingopyxis sp. MWB1, a single genomic window includes:
- a CDS encoding MDR family MFS transporter, with amino-acid sequence MASRSFPRRPSVTALPADESIPLHERVRYRGLLTVAVMGASIMQILDTTIANVAIPHMQSSLGATSETVNWVLTSYIIATAMAMPITGWLADRIGRRQLFLGAIVGFILASMACGAAQNLEEMVAFRFLQGISAAFIGPLSQSVMLDINPPERHARAMSIWGMGIMIGPILGPVLGGILTEQANWRWVFYVNLPVGLVTLALMWALLPATGKIERKFDLFGFSMLALGLAALQLMLDRGAHEDWFNSIEIWIELGVCIACLWMFTIHMFTARAPLFSRQMLADRNLVTAMGFMVVIGVVMFASMALLPPMLQRLFGWPVVDTGLVLAVRGVGILISMAVAGQLLGRVDARWLVGTGLVIAAFSLWQMSHWSLEMDAHPIAMSGLVQGLGMGLIFIPLNTMAFATIPAKYRTDGSSLLNLFRSIGGSIGISIVTTLLATSTQTSHADLAAHITASTTSILDPSTADRLGDMGETALAMINAEINRQAAMIAYINDFWAMMWMTLAAVPLVLFLRPPKRGGAPASATDMGH; translated from the coding sequence ATGGCCAGCCGCTCCTTTCCCCGGCGCCCGTCGGTCACGGCACTGCCCGCTGACGAATCCATCCCGCTGCACGAGCGGGTCCGTTATCGCGGGCTGCTCACGGTGGCGGTGATGGGTGCGTCGATCATGCAGATTCTCGACACGACTATTGCCAATGTCGCGATTCCGCACATGCAATCCTCGCTGGGAGCGACCAGCGAGACGGTCAACTGGGTGCTCACCAGCTATATCATCGCCACAGCGATGGCGATGCCGATCACCGGCTGGCTCGCCGACCGCATCGGGCGGCGGCAATTGTTTCTGGGCGCCATTGTCGGCTTCATCCTTGCCTCCATGGCGTGCGGCGCGGCGCAAAATCTGGAAGAGATGGTCGCGTTCCGCTTCCTGCAAGGGATCAGCGCCGCCTTTATCGGGCCCTTGTCCCAATCGGTGATGCTCGACATCAACCCGCCCGAACGCCATGCGCGCGCCATGTCCATATGGGGCATGGGGATTATGATCGGGCCAATATTGGGGCCGGTATTGGGCGGCATATTGACCGAACAGGCCAATTGGCGCTGGGTCTTTTACGTCAACCTGCCCGTGGGCCTTGTCACGCTGGCGCTGATGTGGGCGCTTCTACCCGCAACGGGCAAGATCGAGCGCAAGTTCGACCTGTTCGGATTTTCCATGCTCGCGCTTGGGTTGGCCGCACTGCAGCTGATGCTCGACCGCGGCGCGCATGAAGACTGGTTCAACAGCATCGAAATCTGGATCGAACTGGGCGTGTGCATCGCCTGCCTGTGGATGTTCACCATCCATATGTTCACTGCGCGCGCGCCGCTGTTCAGCCGCCAGATGCTCGCCGACCGCAATCTTGTCACCGCCATGGGCTTCATGGTCGTGATCGGCGTCGTCATGTTTGCATCGATGGCGCTGTTGCCGCCGATGTTGCAGCGATTGTTCGGCTGGCCTGTCGTGGACACCGGGCTGGTGCTGGCAGTGCGGGGCGTCGGCATCTTGATCAGCATGGCGGTTGCGGGGCAATTGCTGGGCCGTGTCGATGCGCGCTGGCTTGTCGGCACCGGGCTCGTCATCGCCGCCTTTTCGCTGTGGCAGATGAGCCATTGGTCGCTGGAGATGGATGCGCACCCCATTGCCATGAGCGGACTGGTTCAGGGGCTGGGCATGGGGCTGATCTTCATCCCGCTCAACACCATGGCCTTTGCGACGATCCCGGCCAAATATCGCACCGACGGATCGAGCCTGCTCAACCTGTTCCGTAGCATTGGCGGGTCGATCGGCATTTCGATCGTCACCACGCTGCTCGCGACCAGCACCCAGACGAGCCATGCCGACCTTGCGGCCCATATCACCGCGAGCACGACGAGCATCCTCGACCCGTCCACCGCCGACCGGCTTGGCGATATGGGCGAAACGGCGCTCGCCATGATCAACGCCGAGATCAACCGGCAGGCGGCGATGATCGCCTATATCAACGATTTCTGGGCGATGATGTGGATGACGCTGGCGGCGGTGCCGCTGGTGCTGTTCCTGCGCCCGCCTAAACGCGGCGGCGCGCCTGCCTCTGCCACCGATATGGGGCATTGA
- a CDS encoding HlyD family secretion protein — MEQQAPLRPQDDITLPHNDAAPPASLRPDPAPAGSSDAAAIQDKPGWRKRLLMFGVPLAMVAAGGWYWMTSGGSVSTDNAYVQMDKVAVAAEIGGRITEVAVRDGQEVQAGQLLFRIDGEPYRLSVAEATAAIDAAQVQVGNLAASARTSDVDINAAREDVAFAKVNFDRQAALMERGFTTRAAYDAARHALTQAREGLRQAEASAAEARTKLAVGPASGVNPQVEAARVQRDQAKVNLARTEVRAPSAGRVAQSDRLQIGQMMVAGLPAVTLVDTAHPWVEANFKETDLANMRIGQPAEIRFDAYPGLKVKGHVLTIGAGTGSEFSVLPAQNATGNWVKVTQRVPVRIAFDEKPAREMIAGLSADVTVFTAQGAAKSQ; from the coding sequence ATGGAACAACAAGCTCCCCTCCGTCCGCAGGACGACATCACCCTTCCCCATAATGACGCGGCTCCCCCCGCCTCTCTGCGCCCCGATCCCGCGCCTGCGGGCAGTTCGGACGCCGCGGCCATCCAGGACAAACCCGGGTGGCGCAAGCGTCTCCTGATGTTCGGCGTGCCGCTGGCCATGGTGGCCGCGGGCGGCTGGTACTGGATGACAAGCGGCGGTTCGGTATCGACCGACAATGCCTATGTCCAGATGGACAAGGTTGCGGTTGCGGCCGAGATCGGCGGGCGGATTACCGAAGTGGCGGTACGCGATGGCCAGGAGGTGCAGGCAGGTCAACTGTTGTTCCGCATCGACGGCGAGCCCTATCGCCTGTCGGTCGCCGAAGCGACGGCCGCGATCGACGCGGCGCAGGTGCAGGTCGGCAATCTGGCGGCGAGCGCGCGCACATCCGATGTCGATATCAATGCCGCACGCGAGGATGTCGCCTTTGCCAAGGTGAATTTCGATCGGCAGGCGGCGCTCATGGAGCGCGGCTTTACCACCCGCGCGGCCTATGATGCGGCGCGCCACGCGCTTACCCAGGCGCGCGAAGGGCTGCGTCAGGCCGAAGCCAGCGCCGCCGAGGCGCGCACCAAATTGGCGGTCGGCCCGGCCAGCGGAGTCAACCCGCAGGTCGAGGCCGCGCGCGTCCAGCGCGATCAGGCCAAGGTCAATCTGGCCCGCACCGAGGTGCGCGCGCCAAGCGCGGGCCGCGTTGCCCAGTCAGACCGGCTGCAGATCGGCCAGATGATGGTCGCGGGCCTGCCCGCCGTTACGCTGGTCGACACCGCCCATCCGTGGGTCGAGGCCAATTTCAAGGAAACCGACCTGGCCAATATGCGGATTGGCCAGCCCGCCGAAATTCGTTTCGACGCCTATCCGGGGCTGAAAGTCAAAGGCCATGTCCTGACTATCGGTGCAGGCACGGGCAGCGAATTTTCGGTGCTGCCGGCGCAAAATGCCACCGGCAACTGGGTGAAGGTCACCCAGCGCGTGCCTGTGCGCATCGCCTTTGACGAAAAGCCTGCGCGCGAAATGATCGCGGGCCTGTCGGCCGATGTCACCGTCTTTACCGCCCAAGGGGCGGCGAAGAGCCAGTGA
- a CDS encoding MarR family winged helix-turn-helix transcriptional regulator — MSETLGFLLNDTARLFRRAFNARTKGSGVTALQWRLMIYLRRHEGIRQGPLAELIEVEPITLSRMVDRLAEAGLMERRADPTDRRAWLLYLTPHAQQLLNSIAPTTDALVAEATEGLSAAEIDQLTRLVERVRGNLSRRICPKQVGKQEIA, encoded by the coding sequence ATGAGTGAAACTCTGGGCTTTCTGTTAAATGACACGGCACGGCTTTTCCGGCGTGCCTTCAACGCACGCACCAAAGGCAGCGGGGTAACGGCGTTGCAATGGCGGCTGATGATCTATCTGCGCCGCCACGAAGGCATAAGGCAGGGCCCGCTTGCCGAGTTGATCGAAGTCGAGCCCATTACCCTGTCACGCATGGTAGACCGGTTGGCCGAAGCGGGATTGATGGAGCGGCGCGCCGATCCCACCGATCGCCGGGCCTGGCTGCTTTATCTGACCCCGCACGCGCAGCAATTGCTCAACAGCATTGCCCCGACCACTGACGCGCTCGTCGCCGAAGCCACCGAGGGCCTGAGCGCTGCGGAAATCGATCAGCTCACCCGCCTCGTCGAGCGCGTACGCGGCAATTTGTCGCGCCGCATCTGTCCCAAGCAAGTCGGCAAACAAGAGATAGCCTGA
- a CDS encoding 2-hydroxychromene-2-carboxylate isomerase, whose protein sequence is MSLSADLFWSFRSPYSYLAIGRYRALAASHALTINVRPVYPLAIRQPDFFERSHPNWLSYTMRDMVRVAQFHGIPFGPPRPDPIVQNIATRAIAQEQPYIYRLTRLGQAASRRGQSLAFCEEVARLIWGGVQDWHQGDHMAKAAARAGLDLAELDAEAASDAQALDKEIAANQVALEISGHWGVPTLVFEGEPFFGQDRIDMAKWRMEQKGLKPR, encoded by the coding sequence GTGAGCCTCTCCGCTGATCTTTTCTGGTCCTTCCGTTCGCCTTACAGCTATCTGGCCATCGGGCGTTATCGTGCGCTTGCCGCTTCGCATGCGCTGACCATCAATGTGCGTCCGGTTTATCCGTTGGCCATTCGCCAACCCGATTTTTTTGAGCGCAGCCACCCCAATTGGCTCAGCTATACAATGCGCGACATGGTGCGCGTCGCCCAATTCCACGGCATTCCCTTTGGCCCGCCCCGCCCCGATCCAATTGTCCAAAATATCGCCACCCGCGCGATTGCGCAGGAACAGCCGTATATTTATCGGCTGACCCGGCTGGGGCAGGCGGCCTCGCGGCGCGGACAAAGTCTTGCCTTTTGCGAGGAAGTGGCCCGGCTCATCTGGGGCGGGGTGCAGGACTGGCATCAGGGCGACCATATGGCCAAGGCCGCAGCGCGCGCGGGGCTCGACCTCGCCGAACTGGATGCTGAAGCCGCCAGCGACGCCCAGGCGCTCGACAAGGAAATCGCCGCCAATCAGGTTGCGCTCGAAATCTCCGGCCATTGGGGGGTGCCGACATTGGTGTTCGAGGGGGAACCCTTTTTCGGACAGGATCGGATCGACATGGCCAAATGGCGCATGGAGCAAAAGGGGCTGAAGCCGCGATAG
- a CDS encoding alpha/beta fold hydrolase, which translates to MTIDPEFFEARDGVRLAWREMGAADGPVLILLHGLFSSAEVNWIKFGTAARIAEEGYRLILPDLRAHGDSAAPHEADHYPPDVLVQDLEDLIAHLGLTDFDLGGFSLGARTSARAVVGGLKPRRLILAGMGLAGLAGWQRRGDFFQRAIAEFDTAKRGDPTWLSIQFMKTMKVDRIAAGHLLNSFTDTSPDALSALDMPVLVVCGEDDQDNGSAEELADHLADARLATIPGTHMSSVTEAALGEAIAHFLTA; encoded by the coding sequence ATGACGATCGATCCCGAATTTTTCGAAGCGCGCGATGGCGTGCGGCTGGCGTGGCGCGAAATGGGGGCAGCGGACGGCCCGGTGTTGATCCTGCTGCACGGTCTCTTTTCCAGCGCAGAGGTGAACTGGATCAAATTCGGCACCGCGGCGCGCATCGCCGAAGAAGGCTATCGGCTGATCCTGCCCGATCTGCGCGCGCATGGCGACAGCGCTGCGCCGCATGAGGCCGATCATTATCCGCCCGATGTGCTGGTGCAGGATCTGGAGGATCTGATCGCGCATCTGGGGCTCACGGATTTTGACCTTGGCGGCTTTTCGCTGGGTGCGCGGACGAGTGCGCGCGCGGTCGTGGGCGGGCTGAAACCCCGGCGTCTCATCCTTGCGGGCATGGGGCTTGCGGGACTTGCGGGCTGGCAAAGGCGCGGCGATTTCTTTCAGCGCGCCATCGCCGAATTTGACACCGCCAAGCGCGGCGATCCGACCTGGCTGTCGATCCAGTTCATGAAGACGATGAAGGTCGACCGCATTGCGGCCGGTCATTTGCTCAACAGTTTTACCGATACGTCGCCCGATGCCTTGTCGGCGCTCGACATGCCGGTGCTGGTCGTTTGCGGTGAGGATGATCAGGACAATGGTTCGGCGGAGGAACTGGCCGACCATCTGGCCGATGCCCGGCTTGCGACTATCCCCGGCACCCATATGTCGAGCGTGACCGAGGCGGCGCTTGGCGAAGCCATCGCCCATTTCCTCACCGCTTGA